The genomic segment CGAGCGCCACCGCGCCGGAACCGGCAGCGGCAAAAAGCGCAAGCGTGACGAAGCGGGACCCCATGGAAACAAAAGAGAAGCGACAAGTTGGACGGACCTCCCCCGCCCACGCTTCACCCGCGACCATACGGTTCTTTCCCCCGCAGAGCAAGACACGCATCCACCTGAAATCACAACCAATTTGGCCCCGCCGCCCCACGCGCAGCAAAGCAACTGTCGAGACGCCCCCCGGGGAAACGGCCGCCCCAGCGCGCGCGAGCGCCGTGTCCCAGGGTGGGGGTGTCGGGGGCGAAGCCCCCGACGTTGCGAGAACCCTAGGCTGGACGGCGCCTTCGGAACGACGCGACCACGATGCCGAAGGTAACGAGGTACCACGGAATATCTCCGAGGATCTCGTACACGGTGACCCCGCGGAGCCATCGGATCTCTGCGTCGTGCGACTCGGCCTTGAACGGCGTCGACACGGTGCCTTCGACGAGCTTGCCGTTCGGATCGATGATCGCGGACACGCCGCTGTTGGTGCTGCGGACGAGGAAGCGGCGGTGCTCGACGGCGCGGAACTTCGCGAGCGCGAGGTGCTCCCACGGCTCGGTCGTGTCGCCGAACCACGCGTCGTTGGTCATGTTCACGAGGAGCTCGGGGTCCGCGTGCGCGACGGCGCGGTTGGTGAAGCCGGGGAGGACGTCCTCGTAGCAAATGAGGACGGTGATCGCGCGCTCCTTGCCCTTCACCTCGAGCTTGATCGGCTCGAGCGACGTGCCGGCGGAGAAGCGCCCGCTGTGCGGCGACCATTTGTAGAGGATCGGGAAGGTGTCTCCGAGCGGGAGGTACTCGCCGAACGCGAGGAGGAACTGCTTGTCGTAGCGGCCCTTGATCTCGCCCCTCACGTCGCTGCCGAGCGCGGTGTTGAACCAGCGCTCGCGATCGGGATCGGTGCGATAAAGCACGGCGCCGAAGATCGTCGGCACGCCGAGCTTCGAGGTGAAGCGATCGCGGAAGAAGTTCTGCTTCATCGCGAGGTCTTCGCGCGTGGGGAACGTCGCGCTCGTCTCGCTCCAGACCACGAGGTCGACGCCCTTCGCTCTGAGGTCGCTCGTGTGCGAGAGGTGCCGGCGGAGCCCTTCGCCCGGGTTCTCGCGCTTCTGCATGAGACCCATGTTGCCTTGCACGTACCCGACGCGCGCGCTCTCGGCCGCGGCGACGCGGCTGTTCGTCATCGAGATGCGGATCGCGCCGTAGAGCACGCCGACCACGAGCGCGATCACGCCCACGCCGACGACGCGCCGGTCGATCG from the Labilithrix sp. genome contains:
- the lnt gene encoding apolipoprotein N-acyltransferase; translated protein: MSADGDAKKDAAKASADATKAPDEAQTGANAKKDDGADAKKGAAVEGTKVSPGVQREARALVRGKLAWAGAALSGCLYFVSFAGFDVWPLAFVALVPLYVVLIGQTPKRAALLGLLCGFAMNMGGFYWLANMLRTFSGFGLFLCLFFTSFICVYQGGRLALLGWLTGRAAQRGWPFPLVFGAAFAASELVFPLLFPWYFAGAVHNVPVLMQLADVGGPILVSTMLVAINVAIAEPLRAKLAGAVRVTKSGANEERATGAGAIDRRVVGVGVIALVVGVLYGAIRISMTNSRVAAAESARVGYVQGNMGLMQKRENPGEGLRRHLSHTSDLRAKGVDLVVWSETSATFPTREDLAMKQNFFRDRFTSKLGVPTIFGAVLYRTDPDRERWFNTALGSDVRGEIKGRYDKQFLLAFGEYLPLGDTFPILYKWSPHSGRFSAGTSLEPIKLEVKGKERAITVLICYEDVLPGFTNRAVAHADPELLVNMTNDAWFGDTTEPWEHLALAKFRAVEHRRFLVRSTNSGVSAIIDPNGKLVEGTVSTPFKAESHDAEIRWLRGVTVYEILGDIPWYLVTFGIVVASFRRRRPA